The Vicia villosa cultivar HV-30 ecotype Madison, WI linkage group LG1, Vvil1.0, whole genome shotgun sequence genome includes a region encoding these proteins:
- the LOC131649313 gene encoding E3 ubiquitin-protein ligase ATL6-like, protein MTHSEFSPIFIFLLLFVSYHRHYGTAEAQPVKHPSCLYGSPTTIWDVPPLGVIVGAAIATVLLIFIFLLFLRHYLYSDSSKCEAAIGIKPQLLKTFPILLYSSVIKHVKEGDEGTLPCAVCLSDFNDNDSVRVLPRCDHFFHPPCIDAWLSTHATCPVCRNNLNGGRGIESV, encoded by the coding sequence ATGACACACTCAGAATTCAGTCCCATTTTCATCTTCCTCCTTCTCTTTGTTTCTTATCATCGTCACTACGGTACTGCAGAAGCTCAACCAGTAAAGCATCCATCGTGTCTTTACGGATCTCCAACAACAATATGGGATGTTCCGCCGCTTGGTGTAATTGTTGGAGCCGCCATTGCAACAGTTCTCttaattttcatcttcttgttgtTCCTGCGCCACTACTTATATTCGGATTCATCAAAATGCGAAGCTGCCATTGGTATTAAGCCTCAACTTCTCAAAACTTTTCCAATCTTATTGTACTCTTCAGTCATCAAACATGTTAAGGAAGGTGATGAAGGTACTCTACCATGTGCTGTGTGTCTCTCTGACTTCAATGACAATGATAGCGTTCGTGTGTTACCTCGATGTGATCATTTCTTTCATCCTCCATGTATTGATGCTTGGCTTTCTACTCATGCCACTTGTCCTGTTTGTCGTAACAACCTCAACGGTGGCCGTGGAATTGAATCGGTGTAA